The Collimonas sp. PA-H2 genome contains a region encoding:
- a CDS encoding SurA N-terminal domain-containing protein — MFEFVRTHQRLMQFLLLLLIIPSFALVGLQSYSSFGDGANTVAKVAGQPITQQELDGALRQQMERMRQAFGDRFDPKMMETPEAKQGVLDNLISQRVLAATANSEHLTVTDPAIQQIILSQFSNLVGADGKFDSKAFDQLLAMQGMTQVSYAARLRQDMAMQQLNGAVQSTAFTPKTVATRLSDINDQEREVQELSFKAADYAAQVKVTDAMLQDYYSKNPKEFEIPEQIKAEYVMLDSAAVASQITVSDADIKSYYDQNVSRYTEAEERRASHILVALKKDAPAAEQAAAKAKAESLLAEVRKTPADFAKVAKANSQDTASAELGGDLGYFSAGSMVKPFEDAASKLKQGEISDLVQSDFGYHIIELTGIKPAKVKPLDEVKTEIAGEIKKQLAARKFTEMAEAFSNTVYEQADSLKAVADKLHLQIQTAANLGRQPNPAAAPTAPYNNQKFLTALYADEALKNKHNTEAIEIAPSTFIAGHVLEYKAVTKRPFEEVQAVIRDKVTRTEEAALAKKAGEEKLAALKALDNASGFAAAQTVSRSKNQGVNPLAFEAVMKADANKLPAYVGVTLPQQGYVLYRIGKVGQPAAQDQARRTAEQEQITGILAQQEMLAYVDVLKEKAKVKILKPIVVAPVDGDGSSK; from the coding sequence ATGTTTGAATTTGTCCGTACCCATCAGCGCTTGATGCAGTTCTTGCTGCTGCTATTGATCATCCCTTCCTTTGCTCTAGTCGGTCTGCAAAGCTACAGCAGCTTTGGCGACGGCGCCAACACGGTAGCGAAAGTCGCCGGCCAGCCGATCACCCAGCAAGAGCTGGATGGCGCCTTGCGCCAGCAGATGGAGCGCATGCGCCAGGCGTTTGGCGACCGTTTCGATCCGAAAATGATGGAAACTCCGGAAGCCAAGCAGGGCGTGCTGGATAACCTGATTTCGCAACGGGTGCTGGCGGCAACTGCCAACAGCGAGCATTTGACAGTCACAGATCCGGCCATACAGCAAATCATCCTTAGCCAGTTTTCAAACCTGGTTGGAGCGGACGGAAAATTCGACAGCAAGGCATTTGATCAACTGCTGGCAATGCAGGGCATGACGCAGGTTTCCTACGCTGCCCGCTTGCGCCAGGATATGGCCATGCAGCAGCTGAACGGCGCTGTGCAGTCGACCGCATTCACACCGAAGACCGTCGCCACCCGCTTGTCTGATATCAACGATCAGGAGCGCGAGGTGCAGGAACTGTCGTTCAAGGCCGCCGATTATGCTGCCCAGGTCAAGGTCACGGACGCCATGCTGCAAGACTATTACAGCAAGAATCCGAAGGAATTCGAGATTCCTGAGCAGATCAAGGCTGAATACGTGATGCTCGACAGCGCCGCCGTGGCAAGCCAGATCACGGTCAGCGATGCCGATATCAAATCCTATTACGATCAGAACGTCAGCCGCTATACCGAGGCGGAAGAACGCCGCGCCAGCCATATCCTGGTCGCGCTGAAAAAAGACGCGCCGGCCGCAGAGCAAGCTGCAGCCAAGGCCAAGGCGGAAAGTCTGTTGGCGGAAGTACGCAAGACGCCGGCCGATTTTGCGAAAGTCGCCAAGGCGAATTCGCAGGATACCGCTTCCGCTGAACTGGGCGGCGATCTCGGCTATTTCAGCGCCGGCAGCATGGTCAAGCCTTTCGAGGATGCTGCAAGCAAGCTGAAGCAAGGCGAGATCAGCGACCTGGTGCAATCCGATTTCGGCTATCACATCATTGAATTGACCGGCATCAAGCCAGCCAAGGTCAAGCCGCTGGATGAAGTCAAGACGGAAATCGCCGGTGAAATCAAGAAGCAGCTGGCGGCACGCAAATTCACTGAAATGGCTGAAGCCTTCAGCAATACCGTGTATGAGCAAGCGGACAGCCTGAAGGCAGTTGCCGACAAATTGCATCTGCAAATCCAGACCGCGGCGAATCTGGGCCGCCAGCCTAATCCTGCTGCCGCGCCTACCGCTCCGTACAATAATCAGAAATTCCTGACTGCCCTGTATGCCGACGAGGCGCTGAAGAACAAGCACAACACCGAGGCTATCGAAATTGCCCCGAGCACCTTTATCGCCGGCCACGTCCTCGAATACAAGGCTGTGACCAAGCGGCCGTTTGAAGAAGTCCAGGCGGTCATCCGCGACAAGGTGACGCGCACTGAAGAAGCCGCGCTGGCCAAGAAAGCCGGCGAAGAGAAGCTGGCCGCCTTGAAGGCGCTGGACAACGCAAGCGGTTTCGCTGCCGCGCAAACCGTATCGCGCAGCAAGAACCAGGGCGTCAATCCGCTGGCGTTTGAAGCAGTGATGAAGGCTGACGCCAATAAACTGCCGGCCTATGTCGGCGTCACCCTGCCGCAGCAAGGCTACGTCCTGTATCGCATCGGCAAGGTCGGGCAGCCGGCTGCCCAGGATCAGGCTCGCCGCACCGCAGAACAGGAACAGATCACCGGCATCCTGGCGCAGCAGGAAATGCTGGCTTACGTGGACGTCTTGAAAGAGAAAGCCAAGGTCAAGATCCTCAAGC